In the genome of Fusarium poae strain DAOMC 252244 chromosome 1, whole genome shotgun sequence, the window GGGGCGGTGCCGCTGGGGACTTGGTAAGAGGGACGTGTCTGGGTGTTCCACTTGTAGGTGTAGGCAGAGCTGGATCGGACGACGGGAGCGCGGGTAGGAGCTGAGGCTTCGGCGGTAGAGATGGCGACAGCTGTGGGCTCAAAGTCGCCCTCTTCGCAGTCATCGCCATCGACgggagcaggagcaggggCAGAGTCATCATCGCagtcatcatcgccatcgtAGACGGGGGCCTTTGTGGGGAGTGTCGATGTGCCGTTGGTGGGGATCACATAGGTAGGAAAAGGAGCCTCTTCGCTCTCGCAGTCGTCATCATTATCATCAACGTTGGTGTAAACAGGGCCGAGGGCAGTGCGGGTACCCATAGTGGTAGTAGGTGCAGAGCTGTTCGTCAAGGAGGTGGTAGGGTAAACGGGCTCGTCAGTCTCGGGGATATCGTCGCAGTCGTCGGTGTAGGCGGGCTTGGTCTTGGTAAGCATGGTAGTAGGAGCAGCAGTGGTCACGACGGGAGCAACGGTGCTGGTGACAGGAGCAGCAGTAGCGGCAGCGGCGAGAAGGCTGGAGACGCTGGTCCAGGCGGGCTTCTTCTCGTACTCGTCAGTATAGAGGAGAGCTTCGCCGTTGCCCTCGAAAACACCAGGGATCCAGCTGTACTTGTCGGTGATACCCCAGACGGTGACTCCAACACAGCCCTTGACGTCAAGACAGGCGCCGACGACGTCGACGTACTCGTCTCCCTGCTTGGCCAGTTCAGCGGCAGAGGCTGGGACGGCGGAGTGGCGGATGTCGAGCTCAGTGAAAGCGACCTCGACGTCGAGAGAAGTGAAGCGCTCAAGGACAGTGACAAGCTCAGAGCGAGAAGGAGTTTCTCCAACAATGAGATGGCCCTGGAAACCAACACCGTCAATGGGTGCGCCAGCCTTTTGGAGGATCTCGACAATCTCAACGGCGCGGTCGGTCTTCTTGCCGTTCTGCTCGAGGTTGTAGTCGTTGTAGTACCTGGGATTGTTAGAGACGCCAGATGATGAATTGATAATGACTTACAGCTTGGCGTCGGGATCGGCCTTCTTGGCAGCGTTGAAGGAGATGGCAAGGTAGTCGGTTCCAAGAGTCTGGTAAAAGACACTATCTCTCCACTCGCCGCTGTCGTCGATAGCCTCGTTGACAACGTCCCAGGCGTAGCAGTCACCCTTGTAGTGCTCAACAACATTGGCAATGTGTGCCTCAATGATCTCGGTCAGTTCAGAAGCAGAGAACTTTCCAGCAGAGACTATAACTGTTAGAACAACATGTCTTGAATAAGTACTCTCAAACAAAGGACTCACCCCAGTTGGGCAGCTGACTGTGCCAAGTCAAAGCATGGCATCGCAGGATCTGACCGTTCTTCTTGGCGAGATCAGGAATAACATCGGCAGTTTCGTAGGTGAACTGATCACGGCTTGGCTCGACAGTCTCCCACTTTTGTCCGTTCTCGGGGACGAGTTGGCCAAACTCTTCAACGTTATCGGCAAGTTTGGCGTAGGCGGCATCGCTCAGGTAGCCGTTGTCGACAGCGCTACCGAAGTACTTGAGACCAGCGGCCTGCGCTAGGCTGTGAAGCTGGGCTGAGACTGGGCTCGAAGCCAAAAGGCCAATGAGGGCAGATTTGTGCATTTTGATGTATGGATGAAGGAATGAATGACTGTGCAAAAAAAGAGTGTATGACCTTTTCAAAAGAATGTAAAAGGGTAGGAGaaaagaatgaatgaatgatcAGCCACTGGCGTATCTGGGTTGTTTAGGAGTAGACCATTCTTTGGTGATATATATGTTTGGACATCTGAACCATCTCAGCCTTGGAGTACAAAACCCCTGCATCGTCAACGATTTTCATCGTCCCAGTTCCTGCAGATAATATGAGCATCCTTGTTTCTGGGTCGCGGTGGAATACATTCCGTGCATTCAGAGTCCCTTGTCGCATCTCCGCTTCGTCTCAGGTGTATGAGCGAGGGGCTCGGGCTGGGTTCCGAAAGAGCTTATCATGAGGGGGATCGGTCCAGTTTAACCGGATGAAAGCTGGGATGTTCGGCAATGTCAATAGTGGTGGTGGAGTTTATGTCAATTAAACCCTTGTTGGAGTGGGTGGTATGttcaggaacaggaacaggaacaggtACAGGAACAAGGGACGGGTAAAAGTGATGGGCGGTTAAATGGTGTTTATGCCGGACATGCTGATCTTGTCTCAACCAACTGTGACTGGAATAGCTTGCTGAGTTGAGACAAAAAGATAAACTACTTGAACGTCTAGTCTGAATAGCATATACTGATTTAAtattcgtctcttatgcttccagcgacTCCAGGCACTCACTGACTGATCGATTGTCGAGATATGGTACCTGTCGATCCCATCCACCCCTCCAGGTTTCAGATACCCGGCGCTAATAAACATTCGTATAGCTTATTTCTTGACCGAATAATCAGGGTCGGTTAATTTGTTACAGATTGATGGAGGCTGATTAACGAATCTCGGTTAATATCCTGGACAGCCCATCGTTGGCGGCATGTCTGGGGAAAATTCATCCCAAGTCCGTCTCTCTCCCCATGGAGATGATTGAATAGGCGAACATTACTTGTCTTTGTGTGCCGTATTGATTGGCATCTTCTCAGGGGTTTAGACATTGCTTCTCCATCATTCTAGGTCCACTTCGGCAATTGCTTCGGTGGCAGGGTATTCAGCTTGGGATAAAAGCGAGGAGCCATCAGACCTAAACTCCAAATACTGATACGGAAAATACATCGCCTAACGAGCTTTTCCAAGGTGACATAAACTGACTAACATCTCGCCTCGTAAGCGACGTATTGAGTTTGATATAAAATAGAGGTTGGGCTTCTGAATTCTCCAAGATGCAAAATGATATGACCATCTCGATTGCGACTACCCTATACACCCACCAACAGCCGAGTACAGACTGAAAGAACGACATCACTGGAGATATAGATCCTCCATTGTGTTTTCTTATCGATGATACATGCTTAAAAGTGATATTTTGCTTCCATCGGAAATTCCAATGTGGCCGAATTGATCGTTGAGGATTCCGTTGACTGTTGTTCATATCTTGTTCAGTAAACCAGCCCGGTGACCAGAGTTGGGGGATGCAAAAGCGAATGAATGCCAGCAAATAAATGCCACAAGATAGAAGGCAGGATATTTATCCAAAACGCCAAGAGTCTAATGCTATATACAATGTGATCCCTATGCAAAAAGGCCCTTTACAAATACAATCGCTCCATTTACTTGCTTCATTCGCGACCCAGTcgctcttcatcatcttgcgTCAACTCATACGCAGGTCGGAACCCTTTCCCATTCTGTCCCTGCTTCTTTAAATGCGGGTTGGGATGGGTATCTTTTATTCCACCCAGACTTGTGTATCCTTGATCGTAAAGGGGACAGTACTCGATCCCTAAGTGGCGAATAAACTGAGAATGTTAGCATTGGACGAACAATAGACTGAAGAGAGGAACATACGGCCCAGATTTGTACTGTTGGTAACATTGTTAGCTTAATCCATAACACAACTTCAATCGCGGCACTTACCATAATGCCAATCAATTACAGGATGTATCCTCATAAACGACGGCCAACCAGCGTCCGTCGGGTCAAAGAAAGTCAAGTTTTCGCCATGAggatctgttcttctcgtACCAACAAAGACAGCCTTGATGCTCGGTCGTTCCTCTAGGTATATCTCGAGACCCTTCTTCATGGGTAGTACATAGCGCGCAACTTCAAGACCGTACTCGGCGCTGGACGTCTCTACGAACTCGTCTACTTCGGGAAAGGGATGCGCGGCGACAATATATACGCATTGGAGCTTCTCGGGGGGTGTCATGTCGGAAACGCCATTGGTGGATGGTTCGGAGGTTGTGTAGTAAATGCGACCCATGCGTGCGAGGATTATGATAAGGAGGACGAGGCCTGGGAGTGTCAGTATTGACTGTCGCGCAATGGTAGAGCGACTCGTCGGAATGACAAGCTTGAAGAGCTCTACAGTGTGATATGCGACTCACAATCCTTTCCTCCGTTATATGATAAGGATATTTGTTCCGGTCTGCGCGCGTAAGCATCCGCCCATACCCGCCAATCTTTCCGAACGTACCGATATCTGTGTAAAGCCTCGTCAACTGCCTCTATGGACCTGCGGACTTGGTCCTGCACATCGCGCAGTATCTGTGTCTCGGGTTCCTCCGTAAGAAACGCTTCGACCTTGTCTCTGAGCTCGAGACACTTGTCGCGCAAGGAGCGGGGTGGCGGGGTCGATATCATGATGGGCACTAAGATGCCTCGAAACTGTGTATTTGGTGGTTGCTTTTCTTAGAGGAAGTCGGTTTAGTAGAAAAGCATGTAGGCGACGGTTACGAGTAAAAAGGGATCGGATCCTGTGGTGAAAGCTTCATTCGATAGCTCCGGTTTCGCCGTGCGGCGATATGTAAGtatctatatagactattatgTATAGGTGTCACTCTAATGCAGGGTATCCTCATGGATGCCGAGGGACCCCTTGAATCACGTGCGACACTCACGCTCACGGCTTGAGGACGACATCACGTGAGGGATTGACAACTGAACTGACTGTGAGGGAGATGAGGAACATTTGACTACAACCACAGACTCCTTTTCTTGTTACAAGACCAAAGATATGATATAAATTTTTATTGTTTTTTAGTAATAATTGAATGTTGCCGAGAAAGCTGTTGTTTCTACAATGCCTATCTATGATGCCATTTTGTTTGCACAGTTGTATTGCAATTCCCAATGTCTAATACTGACTTTCCCCTTGCTCTGTAGCTTCGGTTTATAAACTATCGACTTCTTCGTAAATGTTGAAGTGGTATCCTTCTGTTCTCAGCTTCCCTGACCTTTGAAAACACGCAAGATTCAATATGACGGATTCCATCAGTGTGATGGAGACGGGCGCGTAGACCGGTATCCTGGACATAAAGAATGTCTTCCCAAGTACAGGTACCTTTGACCTTGGAGCATTGTCGGCACGCCCAGCCAGTGCCCAGGACACAGGGACTTGAGATCCCGAAATTGTGCAATTTCTGCCCGAATTATACACAGGGGAGGACTCATGTTTCTGGGCAGGTGTACTCTTCGTCCTCAGAGTCCCCATCATCATCGGTCTCGTAtaagtcgtcatcatcgtcatatTCATGACGCCAAGCCTTTTGAGATATAATACCGAGTTGTTTTTGAACAGAGGAAGATAACGAGAAGAGAAGCAGTCGCTCTGTCTGTTGTGGTTGATAATTCCAACGCGTTCGAAGGATACGCCAATTCGGCAACGTCGTGTCAAGCTGTCGGCAAAGATCCTGGACAACGGCGAATGCGATTGCTTTCACTTCCGGCCTCGAAGTCGGATGCCGATGGGCGGTTCTGCTGACCTGTGAAGACAATACTCGTTTGTAGTGTGGTAGGATATATGCTCCACGCCGAGCTGCCTTCTCCAAATTGGTGCGTGTCTCTGGCACAATGTTGACAAATATCTGGCATCAGACAGTCTGCCTGGCGCTAGACAAGTCGTCGACTTCCCTAATTTATTATCTATCCATCATCCTCTAGTCGAGTCCAGTCCTGGCATGAAGTTTACCTGTAAACCCATGTGCCCGGGCCAGTGTTTGTCAAAAATCCGGGTTGTGATCGAGATTGGAAGCGAATACAGCTTCCGGGGATATCAAGAGGAATATGCGGTAGAATACGTCTGGGTACAGCACTTCGGTGGTTTCGGTAGTGTATTTGGAACGACTTCCACTACCCCTTCATAGGCATGCTCAGAGACGGTCTTGGTGGCAGCCATATTCCTAAGGACCCTCACCCTCGAACACAGGGTACTCAAGGCCAGCTCGTATACCGTATAGAAGTTAGCGGTCTCCAAGACCAACTGTTGAATCTTGTATAAAGAAAATGTCTTGTGTGTAttgttcttctcttccctttCTTGGGAAAGTTGTCGCCACAGCTGCTTTGACGCCCGAGTGAGGATGCATTTCACGTCCTCATTAGACAGAGCAACGCTCATAGCAGTTCTTTTCCGAAGCGCCCCAACAGTTGCTGATACTCTGTAATGTCTATGCAGCTGCCCTGCGGAAGAATGGCCTTTATATAGGACAAAAGTGCTTTCTAACCTTCCTTCCCTTTGATGTCCATCGCCGCTAATGTGTATTTACCGTGGTAATAACTCATATGCAGCATATTACCCTGCTGCACTATGGAACCGAATGACGAGAGCTTCTTGAGAAATGCCTTGTAGTTAAAACCgaagataataatatcttcATCGCAACACAGGAGAGAGATGGCGTATACTCCCCCTGCTACCTGAACAGTGGCCTGGGACAGTTGAAGTTGGAACTCATGGTGAGAGGTCGGGAATCCATATCAAGCTTTTTCCGGTAGGAGTCAAATTGATGAATTCGGCTTCTGTTGTAGATGGACTGACGAGAGATTGTCTTTGACTTTTCCAAAATACTGGTCCGCCGGCCAACATGACGATGAGGCCTGCTAACCTTTGACAGGCTCGTCTTGGGCTGTACCGAGTTGCAATCAAACAGGCTTGTGAACAATGGGATTCGTAATGTCATGGTTCTCGATGTCGATTAAGAATGGCATTCTTGAACGCATGTCCGGCAAGAAGACCCTTTTTGTAAAATAGTGTGATAATCATATTTCGAGTATTCATGCTGTGTATGAGAATGTATCTGCCACCGCCGTGGAATATGTTGGACTGCGATCAACCGAGTCAGTTGCGTCTTGATCCCATGGTGGAGTGCCTGAATAGGATCGTGACATTGATGTGTATCACCCAGTGAACGAGACTGAGAACAGGGTTGAGTAGGTGCCCTAATTGTGGTTGTCCCCGTCTCTGGAAGGAAGAATGGAATATGTGTTGGTGAAAAAGGTTATTCTCAGACAATAAATGAAGGCTCTGGGATGGTGTTCAATGCAATGGTTGGGCATTTGTCGTATCTGTTGATgtaggcgaccttcctcGATTCGCGGGACCCAAGGCTGGAAAGCGCTGTCAAATACCAATTCGGTATCTCGTCACGGACAAGGTGTGTAATGATGGCGTTAAGTTGCTAGCACGAGAACCggatcttttttataatagtCTCGTAGTATGATCGCTATATTTGTCTAGAAGGCAGGGCAAAGGTGCGCCGGTCCGCCTGGCATAATGGTAATCTTAACTTGGACTTCTGGGGGAAGGCCTCTGCATATTTCACATATGAGCGCCATATGTTGAGAAAACCCATCCGGTTAAAGCGCGCTACTCGGCGAATGAGAGTATATGTTGGGCTGAATTTATTGTTTTGCAGGCGGGCCAGCTTAGTTTGAGCTCCGATGCATCAGGACGATTGAGAATAATATCAACTGATGGCCTGGTCGAGGTCTCTCAAGAGACCATTGAACCCGGCCACCTCCTCCTGGCCCGCCCCTTGCCCTGGCTCATTGATCCGCCGCTAAAATATGCGTCAGAAGGATGCTTGAAGCCTGTTTGCTTAATGTAGAATTGTTCAACTTACGAGGAGCTCTGCTCTCCATTCAAGGAGCTTCTCGATGTACCGTTCTCTGTCGATAATCTCTTCCATTGTTGAGTCTCTAAGATATGAGTAAGTTATAATGATAACATTGAAAGTAGGATATCAACACCTTTGGGCCCAATTTGACATCTTTAAACCAACTAGGTACATGGCTGGGGCCTGACAGTTTGATATGGCCAGCTGCTCATTGTACTCGCTTGTGGTTCTGTTCGTTGTCTGTCCAAGAAGTACACACTCTCATCCATGGCAAGATATACCAATGTTGCGATATGGTGTAATGAACCCCAGTGCGTCAAAGTGTAGGCGGCCTGGTCGACAACAAGGTTTTTGTCAGATAGCTCGTGTCTGGCGTTCACATCGGTGTCATCTCCCCATACACGCCTGATATCAGGGACGCGCAGTGAAACATTGTCTTCCATCTGCCCGTTGAAGTTTTCGTGTCATTGTGCCCACATATAGCTTCTTAACCTCCCCTTTCGAGGGGTACAACGCTCTATGCGCAGACAAGCCTAGACGGGCAGGAGGCAAAATTGGGCTTTTCGTGAATCAGCTGCAAGAGATACTGCCCAACTCCAGAGCCCAGGAATTGGTCGCCCAAATAACTGATTCGACTGTGAAGCTCGGTACCACCAAGGGGAAGCGCCTCGTCCCGTAGGCTACAGAGGGGTTTTCGAGGTCTTGCTGGGCTTCGTCCTTGTTTGTGTTTCGGATCAGCAGGAGGAGTCTCCAGTCACCTCGGGGCTCACTCTTGTTAGGATACTCCCGAAAAACAACCCGCACTACGAGTGGGTATTAGTTTCGAAATTTTGAAGATAGTGCGTGAGAACTTACATGGCAGCGCCGTGCTGTAGGAAGAACTTGGTTGTTTCAGCACTCATCCTGAAAAGGGTCTCTCGGAGAGGACGTCAGCCGCCCACTGCATAGAAAGATGAGTTCGTCCATCGGCTTGCAGAGTACTGATCAGAAAGTAGTCGCTCCTGGAAGCACATGAAGCGATGTTTGCAATCCTGCACTTGCTTCGCGACCTGAAAAGCTGTCCATTTCATAAAGCTTACGAAGGTAAAGCGCATCGCAACAACGAGACCATCATCGGCGGATCTTTTGGCCTCGGTACGTTTGAACCACTTGGTGAGCTTGTAATAGAAATCAGAGATGGAAGCGTTCAAGACTTCATGTTGGGCAATGTGAATGTGATCGAGTCCTGGCATCAACCATGCTTCTGGCATTGCCAACATGCCGAGATAGTAATCTGTCAAGGCAAAGTTACCGTAACGCTCGAATAGCTGAGCGTGTTCACAGAATGTGTGTACATCTGTGTAGATAACCTCTCCTGAGCTGGTAGTAATGAGTCCTCTGTGGTCAACATCGTCAGGTTGGTCTGGGCGTTGCTATCAAGTTACCGCCCAAGTATTCCTTCTCCATCGAAACTGAGACCAGCTGCTTCCAATCGCCAGCAAGTAGACACGGTAGAAGGGCTCTGCGCTGGACGGAGCGGAGTTCATCATGGCTCGTGTTGCCAGCTGCGTCGATTGCTCTGACCATCTTCTTGAATGCAAGATGAAATTCATGTATGTTGACAATATCGTTTGGCGTCGTGACAAAACGATGACAATTTGATCTCAGAGGTATCGTATTCGCGGGGCGCCTGTGAGATCAGCTGTAGCTGTGACCGATTGTGTTGCTGTCCAATCTCGATATGCGATATCTTCACTGCCCATTGAAAGTTATTGAATCATTCCTCTCGCAAGGCAGCGGACATAATGGTCCCATGCCTGCCAGTCCCAGCACATAAGTGGCTTGCGCCCAGGTTGGTACTGGCCAGACCCATCAGAGCCAGCAAGTAAGAGCCTGCATGGGACTATCTCTAATGACTAGGGCAACCTGGAAGCCTGTTGTGCAACTGCAAAAGTGATGTATTGGGACAGTTCTGATACTAGTGCCATGGTCGACCAGTGCGTTGTTGACAACATCTCTGGAAACAATTCTGTTACTACTGTCTCTCAGGCTTGTTCAGATACAGGCGAAAAGTCGACGTTTAGGATGACGAAATCGGTACCTGGGCGATCTCCAGCCTTAGTTCTTTTTGCTCTTCTTGTAACTGTCCAGTAGTTTGCGAGCACCTGTCATTTAGTTTCAGTATAGCCTGAAAGCCTCTGCCTCGGAGAATCTACATCGACATCTCTAAGGCCTGGCCGCACATGTCGGTAGCGGAGATTTGTGTTTCGGACCGCGCTCGTACCCCCTGAGGGGGCTCCGATAACTGTGAAAGTGACTGACTGGGAGGGCGTGGTGTTGCTGTGCAGTGGATCGAAAATTCATTCTTGGCGTTATCATCAGTCAATCTCATCCTCGACTGTAGAACAGCCCGTGGTCCGCAACAGTCTGTGCCAGGATTGAGCAATTGGGATTGTACTGCATGCCCACATTCGACATGGTCGACTGCGCCGTCATCTGCATCCGGCAGAGACTGAGGAAACGCTTGATAGACAAATCGACGTAATGGATCCGATCAAAAAGAGGTCTCACCCTGTTTTGGGCTGTCCAGCTATAATACAAATATGTTCAATCTTGACCCTTTTGACTTTTCTGGAGTGTTAGAAGAAGACATTTCCAGGCAGGTAGGTATGTTGTTCTGGCTGAACAATGCTGAGGCCAACGTGGTACTCCCATTATATCAAGAACAGTGAGGAAGTGTGTTGTCATCCAGTACCATCTTCAAAACCTAGGGGTGAACGAGCAGATATATTTCTCGGTGTCGACGTATTGGTGGATTTTGATGTCGTATTTCCAAACCGTTTACCGCAAGAGGGATCATGTGAATACCATGTAAGAGGTCCGCCCGGAGTAGTCCTCGAAGCCACCAGTGTGACAACTCATAAAGTGAGAGGCATGTTGATAGTATACGTTGCCCTAATAACCGAGTTGGACGGAGAGAAACTGTCGGGATAGATATACAGACTGGTTACCTGGACTTTTCTACTCTTTCCGTTCCACGTTGGACTTGGTCTTGTCAGTCACGATAGTCGGCGGTAGCATTCCAAGCCGGGCATTTAGGGTGAAACCGGACGTTGGTCAAGCTGGGATGCTCTTTGTCTTCTACGTTTCTGTCTGTAGGTTCGTCGCTGGATCGCTATACATAAGCCGCCAGACCGAAGAAGATAGGCATGGGTGGTGTATGGATGTAGAGAGATGGATGGTGCGCAGGACCGTTGTATCCAATCACTCGCCTCGTGGACCGGTCGAGAATCTTCTAAACGTCCGACCTTGTCAACTTCATCGACACCGGCGacaaaaagtataatatggACGAAGTTCCGGCGTAGCAGGATTCGTGCCACCTCCATGCTTGAGGGATTGAAGATCGCGGCGGTTTTGGTCAGTAAAGACAGTATCCTTGAGTACCCGTACTGTCGCGTGGAAGAGCTATATTGCACGGGTCGACTGGGGAACATGAGCACCATTTGAAAGGTAGCCTTGGCAGCAAGCATGGGAGGCGCGGGAATTAAGAATGTGATGCGAAACTCGGGAGATCCGTAGCGCTCATTGTTGAGACCGTCGACGCTGAGGTCCGGAATGCGTTCGAGTTGGGGCATCGTGGCTTGGATGAGGGGCCAAAACCAGAAAGCGTGTCGCCCAAGACCCCGAGGAAGTCCTTCAACAAGGCCGTGCCTCTAGCCAATATGGCTACTTGATTGCTGGTTTCGTAACTTGCAAACATGTCGATAAGGTTGTGCAGCTTGTCGGCAGCATCTTCGTCTCGGGCCTCATCCTCCCGGTGTTGGTTTATCGTGTTCAGGGTGGTAGAATTTATATATCGCTCTCACAAACGGCACTGCTCTGGCAATGCTAGAGTTTGATGGATTGTCGTAGACCCTCGGTCGTTGAGGCCTCATCCATTGCGAAGTCTGCAGCTTTCAAGCCCAAGTGTCCCTTCTGTTTTCGCGTGAGCACagtttctttttgttttaaAACTATTGCTTCATTGTATTCGTAGTTTTCGAACATCTTATACAATAGAGATGTTTTTGCTCTTGTCGTAGAGTAATACCAATTGGCCATTCTGGCTGAAAAGCCCTTCGATCGTGGCTCTTCTCTCCTGGCGGTGAAGTCTTAAGTCGGTGATTCAAGATGAAAGCTTGAAGGATGGATCCGTCACTATAAAGTTGATATCGAATGAAAGAAGAGCCCGAGTTTAACGGTAAAATACACAAAATCATGAACGACCGGGCTCGGATTCGCAAGACTTGGCGGTACCTCATACGATGGTCTTTTGGTCATAACATCCATGAGGTTTGGCTTTCCTTTAGGCCACGATACTGGTGATATTTTCAGCCGAGTTCATTACTGTTTCTGGGAACTTGTGCTTCTCCAGTTCAGAGGCGTCGATGGAAAGATACAGGTGGACGTGTTCAGCTAAAGTCGCTTTATGCGACATTGTCCCGACTCTCTCCAACCTTTTATTCCTCCAGTCTTGTGTTATCTGCCTGTTGCAATTTGTTGTATTCATGACACTGAAGAGTTAGTGTCGTCGAGGAAGTGGATGGGCTAGATCCAAGTGCACAGTGTAGGCGTGAACACAACCAATGCAAAGTCCTCAAAGTCTTTCAGCGCCAGCATGGTCTGCCAGCAATTAGTCAAGGCTATGTGGTTCTGGTCGACAAGAACATACCCGGGATGAAACATCGGAAATAATACGTCTAGTTCCAGACAAAGCCTCTGATTAACGCCAAGCGCTTCCATGTTGCTGCTCTATGGGGTCATCTCCTTCATGTCTCTTTTTTTGAGTTGGCAGCTGCAGTAGCTGTCCGGGCAATGACGATATGGCCGTATTAATGTTCTCTACTGCTCGAGACGGCCCTTGAGGATGAATGCAATGGAGTTTATCGAGAACTTGCGCGGTTCCATGACTTTTGATGATCTTACGCATGAATTCGGCGACACATAAAGCCCTGTCGTGCTCGTCCAATGCCATCCTCCTCCTACCATGACATATTGGTGGTAGAGGTAAGGTAAGATGAAGTTGTGTTTATTGTTGTGTGTATGTGTTTGCGTGTGTAAGAGAGAGAATGACCATTGCACGACAGTCGATTCAGGTAGAGATATGAAGCTCTCCCGATAGATGGAAGGCGCTCTCGGTAAGCCATGGAGCTCATATGATCGGTGGTTGAAGATTTTGGC includes:
- a CDS encoding hypothetical protein (SECRETED:SignalP(1-17)~CAZy:GH10), encoding MHKSALIGLLASSPVSAQLHSLAQAAGLKYFGSAVDNGYLSDAAYAKLADNVEEFGQLVPENGQKWETVEPSRDQFTYETADVIPDLAKKNGQILRCHALTWHSQLPNWVSAGKFSASELTEIIEAHIANVVEHYKGDCYAWDVVNEAIDDSGEWRDSVFYQTLGTDYLAISFNAAKKADPDAKLYYNDYNLEQNGKKTDRAVEIVEILQKAGAPIDGVGFQGHLIVGETPSRSELVTVLERFTSLDVEVAFTELDIRHSAVPASAAELAKQGDEYVDVVGACLDVKGCVGVTVWGITDKYSWIPGVFEGNGEALLYTDEYEKKPAWTSVSSLLAAAATAAPVTSTVAPVVTTAAPTTMLTKTKPAYTDDCDDIPETDEPVYPTTSLTNSSAPTTTMGTRTALGPVYTNVDDNDDDCESEEAPFPTYVIPTNGTSTLPTKAPVYDGDDDCDDDSAPAPAPVDGDDCEEGDFEPTAVAISTAEASAPTRAPVVRSSSAYTYKWNTQTRPSYQVPSGTAPAGPIGTGNVGLVKHYYQCGGKNYNGPTECEKPYKCVEHNPYYHQCVEA
- a CDS encoding hypothetical protein (BUSCO:40407at5125); the encoded protein is MISTPPPRSLRDKCLELRDKVEAFLTEEPETQILRDVQDQVRRSIEAVDEALHRYRPEQISLSYNGGKDCLVLLIIILARMGRIYYTTSEPSTNGVSDMTPPEKLQCVYIVAAHPFPEVDEFVETSSAEYGLEVARYVLPMKKGLEIYLEERPSIKAVFVGTRRTDPHGENLTFFDPTDAGWPSFMRIHPVIDWHYVQIWAFIRHLGIEYCPLYDQGYTSLGGIKDTHPNPHLKKQGQNGKGFRPAYELTQDDEERLGRE